From the genome of Methanobrevibacter smithii ATCC 35061, one region includes:
- the pheT gene encoding phenylalanine--tRNA ligase subunit beta, whose product MPVITFKYQDLKDLGIDMEKDELINTLPMMSSDIEDFDDEEIKVEFFPNRPDNLSVEGVARSFKGFINQETGLPKYEVTPSDESVIVDAKVAKIRPYIAFAKIEGVDFTGDKLKYIMDFQENLHWVIGRDRKKVAIGIHNADVVSQPFNYIATPKDENAFVALEKDTPMTPEEILTQHEKGVAYAHLLEDFDKYPLILDKDNQVLSMPPIINGELTKIDENVKNIIVDVTGTDERAVNQCLNIICSSFAEVGGKIKSMEVKYEDKSITTPDLTPQVKNVHVDVANSLIGGTDLNAEDIQQLLSQARFDSEILNDNELKVYIPSYRIDILHEVDVVENIAVQYRINDVEAKLPDISTIAYEHDWFRSESLMREVMIGLGFQEIMSLMLTNEDAHFSKMKQKEIDHVQVARPITIDRTMIRTSLINSLMEFLEDNKHEDLPQKIFEIGDVLYMDETQETKVRASKKLAGLICHSSANFTEIKSVVTSLLQNLGYSMEISDSNNPSFIAGRVSDVKGTSANGNISGFFGEFSPEVITNFTLDYPVIGFEIEFNPQE is encoded by the coding sequence ATGCCAGTTATTACATTCAAATATCAAGATTTAAAAGATTTAGGAATAGATATGGAAAAAGACGAATTGATAAACACTTTACCAATGATGTCAAGTGATATTGAAGACTTTGATGATGAAGAAATCAAAGTGGAATTTTTCCCGAATCGTCCGGACAATTTATCTGTAGAAGGAGTTGCCAGATCTTTTAAAGGCTTTATCAATCAGGAAACAGGACTTCCAAAATACGAAGTTACACCATCAGATGAAAGTGTAATTGTAGATGCCAAAGTAGCTAAAATCAGACCTTATATTGCATTTGCAAAAATCGAAGGTGTGGATTTTACTGGTGACAAACTTAAATACATTATGGATTTCCAGGAAAACCTCCACTGGGTAATCGGAAGAGACAGAAAAAAAGTAGCTATCGGTATTCACAATGCAGATGTTGTATCCCAGCCATTTAATTACATAGCTACTCCTAAAGATGAAAATGCATTTGTTGCTCTTGAAAAAGATACTCCAATGACTCCTGAAGAAATATTAACCCAGCATGAAAAAGGAGTTGCCTATGCTCATCTTCTTGAAGATTTTGATAAATATCCTTTAATTTTAGACAAGGATAATCAGGTACTTTCCATGCCCCCAATCATCAACGGAGAACTTACAAAAATTGATGAAAATGTGAAAAACATTATTGTAGATGTAACTGGAACTGACGAACGTGCAGTTAACCAGTGTTTAAACATTATCTGCAGTTCATTTGCAGAAGTCGGCGGAAAAATAAAAAGTATGGAAGTTAAATACGAAGACAAAAGCATAACTACTCCTGATTTAACTCCTCAAGTAAAAAATGTCCATGTTGATGTAGCTAACAGTTTAATTGGTGGAACTGACTTAAATGCTGAAGATATACAACAGTTATTATCCCAGGCACGTTTTGATTCAGAAATATTAAATGACAATGAATTAAAAGTTTACATTCCATCCTACAGAATAGATATCCTTCATGAAGTGGATGTTGTTGAAAACATTGCGGTACAATACAGAATTAATGATGTTGAAGCTAAACTTCCAGACATTTCAACAATAGCTTACGAACATGACTGGTTCAGATCAGAATCCCTTATGAGAGAAGTTATGATTGGATTAGGATTCCAGGAAATCATGAGTTTAATGCTTACTAATGAAGATGCACACTTCAGCAAAATGAAACAAAAGGAAATTGACCACGTTCAGGTAGCAAGACCTATTACAATTGACAGAACCATGATTCGTACCAGCCTAATCAACAGTTTAATGGAGTTTCTAGAAGACAATAAACACGAAGATTTACCTCAAAAAATATTTGAAATCGGTGATGTCCTATACATGGATGAAACCCAGGAAACTAAAGTAAGAGCTTCCAAAAAACTAGCCGGATTGATTTGCCACTCAAGTGCGAACTTTACTGAAATCAAATCTGTTGTAACCAGCTTACTTCAAAACTTAGGTTATTCCATGGAAATCAGCGACAGCAACAATCCCAGTTTTATAGCTGGAAGGGTAAGTGATGTAAAAGGAACTTCAGCTAATGGAAATATATCCGGTTTCTTCGGCGAATTCTCTCCGGAAGTAATCACTAACTTTACCCTAGATTATCCTGTAATCGGATTTGAAATTGAATTTAACCCACAGGAATAA
- a CDS encoding secondary thiamine-phosphate synthase enzyme YjbQ: MLIENIEINLDTNKTFEIIDITSKINEIIANSNISNGIVNIFSKHSTSAICVNENEEGLLEDLEFVLSNIISNKFSYKHDNIDNNAESHLKSFLLSSSESVPISNNKLNLGTWQSVFFIELDGPRHNRIINITVIGE; the protein is encoded by the coding sequence ATGCTAATTGAAAATATTGAGATTAATTTGGATACAAATAAGACTTTTGAAATTATTGATATAACATCTAAAATCAATGAAATAATAGCTAATTCCAATATCAGTAATGGAATTGTAAATATATTTTCCAAACATTCCACATCAGCTATTTGTGTAAATGAAAATGAGGAAGGTCTGCTTGAAGATTTGGAATTTGTGTTATCTAATATAATTTCCAATAAATTTAGTTATAAACATGATAATATTGATAATAATGCTGAATCTCATTTAAAATCATTTTTACTCTCTTCTAGTGAGTCTGTTCCAATATCTAACAATAAATTAAATTTGGGAACTTGGCAGTCAGTATTTTTTATAGAATTAGACGGGCCAAGACACAACAGGATAATTAATATAACTGTAATCGGAGAATAA
- a CDS encoding ATP-binding protein, protein MNELQNKYIRNQILSVPMKLNQELTHKDKKFNKRSDYDNIIKYIDNFLEGDNINRFLVLPGVRDVGKTTLLFQVYEYLLKERGISPENILYFSCDRLKKIGNADIFSVVNSYLETYHNSIIETLSKPVFILIDEAQYDKEWVLNGKLIFDGTKNIFMIFSGSSALKLSYNPDAARRLLNIPIYPLTYSEHLKLKYGNFKNDISESLIQMIFDGNVQNIAELERRIINIYSSFSNYDMSEWKNFLEFGGFPSSFYQNTNDITKKIVDMVDKVVTTDMANIGGINNDTQYLAFQILNFFAFQNPGEVSKGSLSNHFDAKIALVTKVLNILEKTQLIFHIEPFTSSVKRTTKPYEYFFATSSLKHNLILNIGNATFEDETAYMGKLLETYVASSFHDLDNKNHINYKIYYDDSNKKSSGKNVDFIVQRGLEKPIPIEVSCGKKDKSQIKRAISTYNSSHGIIISNTKSNIVKEDNIIYLPPETFAFM, encoded by the coding sequence ATGAACGAATTGCAAAATAAATATATTAGAAATCAAATATTGTCAGTACCTATGAAATTAAATCAGGAGTTAACACACAAAGATAAAAAATTTAATAAACGTTCTGATTATGATAATATTATAAAATATATTGATAATTTTCTTGAAGGAGATAATATAAATCGTTTTCTTGTTTTACCGGGGGTACGTGATGTTGGAAAAACAACTCTGCTATTTCAGGTATATGAATATCTTCTAAAAGAAAGAGGGATATCTCCTGAAAATATTTTGTATTTTTCTTGTGATCGATTAAAAAAAATAGGTAATGCGGATATTTTTAGTGTTGTCAATTCCTATTTAGAAACATATCATAATTCAATAATTGAAACATTATCTAAACCAGTATTCATTTTAATTGATGAAGCACAATATGATAAAGAATGGGTATTAAATGGAAAATTAATATTTGACGGTACTAAAAATATTTTCATGATTTTCAGTGGATCATCTGCACTAAAACTTTCTTATAATCCTGATGCTGCAAGGAGATTATTAAATATTCCAATTTACCCGTTAACATATTCAGAACATTTAAAATTAAAATATGGAAATTTTAAAAATGATATTTCAGAGTCATTAATTCAAATGATTTTTGACGGAAATGTGCAAAATATTGCAGAGTTAGAAAGAAGAATAATTAATATATATTCAAGTTTTTCAAACTATGACATGTCTGAATGGAAAAATTTCTTAGAATTTGGAGGTTTTCCATCTTCATTTTATCAAAATACTAATGATATAACTAAAAAAATTGTTGATATGGTGGATAAAGTTGTTACAACGGATATGGCCAATATTGGAGGTATAAATAATGATACACAATATCTTGCTTTTCAGATTTTGAATTTTTTTGCTTTTCAAAATCCCGGTGAAGTTTCAAAAGGTTCTCTTTCAAATCATTTTGATGCCAAGATTGCTTTAGTCACTAAAGTATTAAATATTCTTGAAAAAACACAATTAATATTTCATATTGAACCGTTTACTTCATCAGTAAAACGAACAACAAAACCTTATGAATATTTTTTTGCAACATCAAGTTTAAAACATAATCTTATATTAAATATAGGCAATGCTACCTTTGAGGATGAAACAGCATATATGGGAAAACTGCTTGAAACTTATGTAGCTTCAAGTTTTCATGATTTGGATAATAAAAATCACATAAATTATAAAATATACTATGATGACAGCAATAAAAAAAGTAGTGGGAAAAATGTTGACTTTATTGTTCAAAGAGGATTAGAAAAACCTATTCCAATTGAAGTAAGCTGTGGTAAAAAGGATAAAAGTCAAATTAAACGTGCTATTAGTACATATAATTCTTCTCATGGTATAATTATTTCAAATACCAAATCAAATATTGTCAAAGAAGATAATATTATTTATTTACCTCCTGAAACATTTGCATTTATGTAA
- a CDS encoding right-handed parallel beta-helix repeat-containing protein: MIEKKYKKLLNLFIICLLGLILISSVYGADELQYSNDDIVMGTTIYDVSSDLSNDDIQSMLDNAGQGDTFNFVSKEYKGISLVVDKKVNIISNVNSTVYTSGELSNKAQELNIDKTFGFYFTKNSAGSVLSGFNIVAASSDYGVIVDNSDNTIIRENSIVDAGNNVLVKNSKNVTLFGNVLNNAKENGLQLKNVSSCYVANNTMMFNGRSGIEIYDIDNSNITSNYCCNNSFNGISLYGKSFNNSYTHNFLNYNTNGIYINCQSWGDEIKANTMIHNIQNPDCELGGFESGNGLLFGDAYSAVANNGVYVSYNSFAHNENFQAKNNPLQNMITLGPNFFNSDDPENTFVCPLLLAKILRLNAISLPNGIGIQMVEDDTPVKEAGTIAVQVEVDGNMYTATLENGKAVIKVDPNVDHQVEIQVGGEHNQEIKKIKQNVISYNKKDDSGNGDSGKDDNMGSDGKPSGSDGDNSGNKTGDSSGSGDASGESGIANIKNSDEFSQNLGTNSSDYYQKYESLSGKDAMAKGDQSAAKSSDSSGSPSDDGSSKEGKSYELVSPNKISKVIQNTSGVIILAIIALLVLLIIGYKRKNKM; the protein is encoded by the coding sequence ATGATTGAAAAGAAATATAAAAAACTGTTAAATCTTTTTATCATATGTCTTTTAGGTTTAATCCTGATTTCATCTGTCTACGGAGCTGATGAATTACAATACAGTAATGATGACATTGTTATGGGAACTACTATCTATGATGTTTCTTCCGACTTGTCCAATGATGACATTCAATCAATGTTGGATAATGCTGGACAGGGAGATACATTTAATTTTGTTAGCAAGGAATATAAGGGGATTTCATTAGTTGTTGACAAAAAAGTAAATATTATCTCTAATGTTAACAGCACGGTTTATACATCTGGAGAGCTGTCCAATAAAGCTCAGGAGTTAAATATTGATAAAACTTTTGGATTTTATTTCACAAAAAATAGTGCAGGCAGTGTCTTATCCGGATTTAATATTGTAGCTGCATCATCAGATTATGGAGTTATTGTTGATAATTCGGACAATACCATTATTAGGGAAAATTCTATTGTTGATGCCGGAAATAATGTTTTGGTTAAAAACTCAAAGAATGTAACTTTATTTGGAAATGTTTTAAATAATGCCAAGGAAAACGGGCTTCAGCTTAAAAATGTTTCCAGTTGTTATGTAGCCAATAACACAATGATGTTCAATGGCAGATCAGGAATTGAGATTTATGATATTGATAATTCCAATATAACTTCAAATTATTGCTGCAATAATAGTTTTAACGGAATTTCATTATACGGCAAATCTTTTAACAATTCCTATACTCATAATTTCCTTAATTACAATACAAATGGTATTTATATAAATTGTCAGTCCTGGGGAGATGAAATTAAAGCAAATACCATGATTCACAATATTCAAAACCCTGACTGTGAATTGGGTGGTTTTGAATCTGGTAATGGTCTTTTATTCGGGGATGCATATAGTGCTGTAGCTAATAATGGAGTTTATGTGTCATATAATTCATTTGCACATAATGAAAACTTCCAGGCTAAAAATAATCCTTTACAGAATATGATTACATTAGGTCCGAATTTTTTTAATTCTGATGACCCTGAAAACACATTTGTCTGCCCGCTGTTGCTTGCCAAAATCTTAAGGTTAAATGCAATATCATTACCTAACGGTATAGGAATTCAAATGGTTGAAGATGATACTCCAGTAAAAGAAGCTGGAACTATTGCAGTTCAGGTTGAAGTTGACGGTAATATGTATACTGCAACTTTGGAAAATGGTAAGGCAGTAATTAAAGTAGATCCTAATGTTGACCACCAAGTTGAAATTCAGGTTGGCGGAGAACATAATCAGGAAATTAAAAAAATAAAGCAGAATGTAATTTCTTATAATAAAAAAGACGATTCAGGTAATGGTGATTCTGGTAAAGATGACAACATGGGATCTGACGGCAAACCGTCTGGTTCTGATGGTGATAACTCAGGTAATAAAACTGGTGACAGTTCTGGTTCAGGAGATGCTTCTGGTGAGAGTGGTATTGCAAATATCAAAAACTCTGATGAATTTTCACAAAATCTTGGAACAAATAGTTCTGATTACTATCAGAAATATGAATCTTTAAGCGGTAAAGATGCTATGGCTAAAGGAGATCAAAGTGCAGCAAAATCTTCAGACAGCAGTGGTTCTCCAAGTGATGACGGTTCATCAAAAGAAGGAAAATCCTATGAGCTAGTGTCTCCAAATAAAATATCTAAAGTAATTCAAAATACATCAGGAGTTATTATTCTTGCAATAATCGCTTTATTGGTTTTATTAATAATAGGATATAAACGTAAAAATAAAATGTGA
- a CDS encoding right-handed parallel beta-helix repeat-containing protein, with amino-acid sequence MNKKGLILSIFISLIVILSSGSVFAEDISNANSDDSASSPIANDAVYGEITTSSNYTVHTGSNSSTIQNIINSMHDGDVLNFEKGEYKDICIYIDKNITVNGNGAQLIGYQTPGINNTNIPDIVKNTTKTGGYGISNFATVYILKTSNVKLNGLTMISLNSTTYSNAVLYAYQSKNLEIINNTIIGSSWGIYLQTCVNTTINQNTIKNQATTGILNFGSAKSIIKNNKITNAVNHGIDIRHGTGPNVTVFNNTIIGSKEGIYLMHSGGHTVYNNTLINCTISSITCYGSSNIYIYNNTMFKSRMGVLLGSGFSNITIGENNYNLANLPYPPTFVYYVGIADSAYQSPQSVSGTYSDSSTYSPEYTNKIDIEAPKDIVIDYNGILKPTGTTYTVPVGTASEDIQKMIDSMKDGDTLSFEKNGIYENICIYVDKNIKILGNNATLIGYETKGVNNSNIPLKVWKKTNEGGYGCVYFSVLYLFNTDNAVVSDLNIVGKAPGYNPNTVGTTTDEYKTTSIYSESNKNITITNCDVKGSSWGIFLQYNKNAVIANNNIHDQYTTGLINFGSANSIIANNTVTNAVNHGIDVRHGTGPNVTVFNNTIIGSKEGIYLMHSSGHKVYNNTIIKCTLSSITAYGSGNEAIFNNTLSGSRIGIIVGGGYYNVTIGSNNYNLDRLPFPPSFPYYIVQADNKYQTPDKTQGTYYDSAKEPKAVIIVDDITMYYKNGTKLHITLKDNKGYNLADTPITVTINGVSYNKTTDKNGAVEMNIYLKPGVYTATVAYAGNKTIGANSVDAKITVLPTITGNNITKMYQNGTHFFAAFVNGQGKALANTKVTFNINGVFYTKQTNDKGIANLNIMLRPNHYILTAYNPVTGDEQGFSVDVKSLIEASDLTKYYLNASRFQATIYNKDGSLAVNKEVIYNINGVFYTKTTDENGVASLGISLRPGNYIITTIVDGLAMGNNVTVMPTLVTKDLDMKYLDGSDFTAQTLDGQGNPLANQNVSFNVNGVFYHKVTDKDGIASLKIRLMSGEYIITSYWNNFQTGNTIKIA; translated from the coding sequence ATGAATAAGAAAGGATTGATATTATCCATATTCATATCATTAATTGTTATTTTATCTTCAGGCTCTGTTTTTGCAGAAGACATAAGCAATGCAAATTCTGATGACAGCGCTTCAAGTCCAATAGCAAATGATGCAGTTTATGGAGAAATAACAACATCTTCAAATTATACTGTTCATACTGGATCAAATAGTTCAACTATTCAAAACATTATAAACAGTATGCATGACGGGGATGTATTGAATTTTGAAAAAGGTGAATATAAAGACATTTGCATATATATTGATAAAAATATTACTGTAAACGGTAATGGTGCACAATTAATCGGTTATCAAACACCGGGAATCAACAATACAAATATTCCAGATATTGTTAAAAACACAACAAAAACTGGAGGATACGGAATAAGTAATTTTGCAACTGTTTATATTCTTAAAACATCAAATGTAAAACTTAACGGATTAACTATGATTAGTTTAAACAGCACAACTTATTCCAATGCTGTACTTTACGCTTACCAATCCAAAAATTTAGAAATAATCAACAATACCATAATCGGATCTTCATGGGGTATTTATTTACAGACTTGTGTAAATACTACAATAAATCAGAATACCATTAAAAATCAGGCAACAACCGGTATTTTAAACTTTGGATCTGCAAAAAGCATAATAAAAAATAATAAAATTACAAATGCTGTAAACCACGGTATTGACATAAGACACGGAACCGGACCAAACGTAACAGTATTCAACAACACCATCATCGGTTCAAAAGAAGGAATATACCTTATGCATTCCGGAGGACATACTGTATATAACAACACCCTTATTAACTGTACCATCAGTTCAATAACCTGTTATGGTTCTTCTAATATTTACATATACAATAATACAATGTTCAAATCAAGAATGGGAGTATTATTGGGTTCAGGATTTTCAAATATTACCATTGGTGAAAATAATTACAACTTAGCTAATTTACCTTACCCTCCTACTTTTGTATATTATGTTGGAATCGCAGATTCTGCATATCAAAGTCCGCAAAGTGTAAGTGGAACTTATAGTGACAGCAGTACTTATTCTCCAGAATACACCAATAAAATTGATATTGAAGCTCCTAAAGATATTGTAATTGATTATAATGGAATATTAAAACCTACTGGAACTACCTACACTGTTCCTGTCGGCACTGCAAGTGAAGATATTCAAAAAATGATTGATTCAATGAAAGACGGAGACACATTATCCTTTGAGAAAAACGGAATTTATGAAAATATCTGTATTTATGTTGATAAAAACATTAAAATACTTGGAAATAATGCAACATTAATCGGATATGAAACAAAAGGTGTTAACAACTCCAATATTCCTTTAAAAGTATGGAAAAAAACTAATGAAGGAGGATATGGATGCGTTTACTTCTCAGTATTATATTTATTCAATACCGATAATGCAGTTGTATCTGATTTGAATATCGTTGGAAAAGCTCCAGGATATAATCCAAATACTGTTGGTACAACTACTGACGAATATAAAACTACTTCAATTTACTCAGAATCCAATAAAAACATAACAATTACCAATTGTGATGTAAAAGGATCATCATGGGGTATTTTCTTACAATATAATAAAAATGCAGTTATTGCAAATAACAACATCCATGACCAATACACAACAGGATTAATAAACTTCGGATCAGCTAACAGTATTATTGCAAATAACACAGTTACCAATGCTGTAAACCACGGTATTGATGTAAGACACGGAACCGGACCAAACGTAACAGTATTCAACAACACCATCATCGGTTCAAAAGAAGGAATCTACCTTATGCACTCTTCCGGACACAAAGTATACAATAACACTATTATTAAATGTACTTTAAGCTCTATAACTGCATACGGTTCAGGTAATGAAGCAATATTCAACAACACATTAAGTGGAAGCAGAATAGGCATAATTGTTGGTGGCGGATACTACAATGTAACCATCGGCAGCAATAATTACAATTTAGACAGATTACCATTCCCTCCATCATTCCCATACTACATTGTTCAGGCAGACAATAAATACCAAACTCCTGACAAAACACAGGGAACTTACTATGACTCTGCAAAAGAACCAAAAGCAGTTATTATCGTTGATGACATTACCATGTATTATAAAAATGGAACTAAATTACATATTACTTTAAAAGACAACAAAGGATATAATTTAGCAGATACTCCAATTACAGTTACAATAAATGGTGTTTCTTACAATAAAACCACTGATAAAAATGGTGCTGTTGAAATGAATATTTATTTAAAACCTGGAGTATACACTGCAACAGTTGCTTATGCAGGAAATAAAACAATTGGAGCAAATTCCGTAGATGCTAAAATTACTGTTTTACCAACTATAACAGGTAACAACATAACTAAAATGTATCAAAATGGAACTCATTTCTTCGCTGCATTTGTAAACGGTCAGGGAAAAGCATTGGCAAACACCAAAGTTACATTTAATATCAACGGTGTATTCTACACCAAGCAAACCAATGATAAAGGAATAGCCAATTTAAATATCATGTTAAGACCTAATCATTATATTTTAACTGCATACAATCCTGTTACCGGTGACGAACAAGGATTTAGCGTAGATGTCAAATCTTTAATTGAAGCTAGTGATTTAACTAAATATTACTTAAACGCTTCCAGATTCCAGGCAACAATATACAACAAAGACGGATCTTTAGCAGTAAATAAAGAAGTAATCTATAACATCAACGGTGTTTTCTACACCAAAACTACTGATGAAAACGGTGTTGCAAGCTTAGGAATTAGCTTAAGACCTGGAAATTACATTATTACAACTATAGTTGACGGCTTGGCTATGGGTAATAACGTAACTGTTATGCCAACATTAGTAACTAAAGATTTGGATATGAAATACCTTGATGGAAGTGACTTTACTGCACAAACCTTAGACGGTCAAGGAAATCCGTTAGCTAACCAGAATGTATCATTTAACGTGAACGGTGTATTCTATCACAAAGTAACTGATAAAGACGGTATTGCATCATTAAAGATAAGATTAATGTCCGGAGAATATATCATTACTTCATACTGGAACAATTTCCAAACTGGAAACACAATAAAAATAGCATAA
- the rpiA gene encoding ribose-5-phosphate isomerase RpiA, which yields MNLKKEAGYKAAEYVTDGDILGLGTGSTTHYFIEAVGKRIADEGINVMGIPTSFQSLLLAKQWNIPVTSLEEHDIDLAVDGADEVDKNLNLVKGGGAAHTKEKIVDYSAKQFIVIVDESKYVEEIGNFPVPVEVIPDASRVVIQTLEDMGAECEIRMGERKDGPVITDNGNFVIDAKFEKIESPMHLEIDLNSIPGVVENGIFTQMVDKVIIGTSEGIKEL from the coding sequence ATGAATCTTAAAAAAGAAGCAGGTTATAAAGCAGCAGAATATGTTACAGACGGAGACATTTTAGGACTTGGAACCGGATCTACAACTCATTATTTCATTGAAGCAGTAGGCAAAAGAATAGCTGATGAAGGAATAAATGTCATGGGAATTCCTACTTCATTCCAGTCATTACTGCTTGCTAAACAGTGGAACATACCGGTTACCAGCTTGGAAGAGCATGACATTGATTTGGCTGTTGACGGTGCAGACGAAGTGGATAAAAACCTTAACCTTGTTAAAGGTGGAGGAGCAGCTCACACCAAGGAAAAAATTGTGGATTACTCTGCAAAACAATTTATTGTAATTGTAGATGAATCAAAATATGTTGAAGAAATTGGAAACTTTCCGGTACCTGTGGAAGTAATTCCTGATGCATCACGTGTGGTTATACAAACTTTAGAGGACATGGGTGCAGAATGTGAAATAAGAATGGGTGAGCGTAAGGACGGACCGGTTATAACAGATAATGGAAATTTTGTCATTGATGCCAAATTTGAAAAAATAGAAAGCCCTATGCATTTGGAAATAGATTTAAATTCTATTCCAGGTGTTGTTGAAAATGGTATTTTTACTCAGATGGTTGATAAAGTCATAATTGGTACTTCTGAAGGTATAAAAGAATTGTGA
- a CDS encoding UPF0179 family protein — MITLIGKDLAKKGNEFIFYGSVDECENCRFKASCVDSLEKNRKYKIIDVRDNEQKCPVHAENTVIPVEVDRSNITLLSSSKSIFEGSTFSYESADCDEECEYYDYCFPEGLVDGDKCIVLKNHGKHKGECKKGYKLNKLTLGFVI; from the coding sequence ATGATTACATTAATTGGTAAAGATTTGGCAAAAAAGGGTAATGAGTTTATTTTTTATGGTTCTGTAGATGAATGCGAAAATTGTAGATTTAAAGCATCATGTGTTGACTCTTTAGAAAAAAATAGGAAATATAAAATCATTGATGTTCGTGACAATGAACAAAAGTGCCCGGTTCATGCTGAAAATACAGTTATTCCAGTGGAAGTTGACAGATCTAACATAACATTACTTTCTTCATCAAAAAGTATTTTTGAAGGATCTACATTTTCCTATGAATCTGCTGACTGTGATGAAGAATGTGAATATTATGATTACTGTTTCCCTGAAGGACTGGTAGACGGAGACAAATGTATTGTTTTGAAAAATCATGGGAAACATAAAGGTGAATGCAAAAAAGGATATAAACTTAATAAACTTACATTAGGTTTTGTTATTTAA
- a CDS encoding NAD(P)-dependent glycerol-1-phosphate dehydrogenase: MNTRKIQMPREVYIGPDVIYETGEICKDLHLDNKVLVLTGPNTYDIAAKHAIESLENQDIEVDVKIVEKVSYDSVEEVSEMITSGTNVLGVGGGKVIDVAKLASYDKNVFFVSMPTTASHDGIVSPLASIKNPKTSTSAKAHAPIAVIADSKIIANSPFRLLSAGCADLISNFTAIKDWQLAHRLKNESYSESAASLSIMSAKMITDNVDSIKPGLEESARLVVKTLFSSGMAISIAGSSRPASGSEHTFSHALDKILDKPCLHGEQCGVGTILMMYLYGGDWKFIRDSLKAVGAPTSAKELGISDENVIDALTMAHTIRPERYTILGDNGISEDAAYELALKTGVIK; encoded by the coding sequence ATGAATACTAGAAAAATACAAATGCCCCGTGAAGTATACATCGGACCTGATGTTATATATGAAACCGGCGAAATCTGCAAGGATTTGCATTTGGACAATAAAGTTTTGGTTCTAACAGGTCCGAATACATATGATATTGCAGCAAAACATGCTATTGAAAGTCTTGAAAATCAGGATATTGAAGTGGATGTTAAAATTGTTGAAAAAGTATCATATGATTCAGTAGAAGAAGTCAGTGAAATGATTACTTCAGGCACTAATGTTTTAGGTGTTGGGGGAGGAAAAGTTATTGATGTAGCTAAATTAGCTTCATATGATAAAAATGTATTTTTTGTTTCAATGCCAACTACTGCTTCACATGACGGTATTGTATCTCCTTTAGCTTCAATAAAAAATCCTAAAACTTCAACATCTGCTAAAGCCCATGCACCGATAGCTGTTATTGCAGACAGTAAGATTATTGCAAATTCACCTTTCAGATTATTGTCTGCAGGATGTGCTGATTTAATCTCAAATTTCACAGCTATTAAGGATTGGCAATTGGCTCACCGTTTAAAAAACGAGTCATATAGTGAATCTGCAGCTTCATTGTCTATAATGTCTGCAAAAATGATTACTGACAATGTTGACAGTATTAAACCTGGTTTGGAGGAAAGTGCACGTCTTGTTGTTAAAACTTTGTTTAGCAGTGGAATGGCTATAAGTATTGCAGGCTCCAGCCGTCCTGCTAGCGGATCAGAACACACATTTTCCCATGCTTTGGATAAAATTTTAGATAAACCCTGTCTGCATGGTGAACAGTGCGGTGTTGGAACTATATTGATGATGTATTTATATGGTGGGGACTGGAAATTTATTAGAGATAGTTTAAAAGCTGTTGGAGCTCCAACATCTGCTAAGGAATTGGGAATTAGTGATGAAAATGTCATTGATGCATTAACAATGGCACATACTATTAGACCTGAAAGATATACAATTTTAGGTGATAACGGTATATCTGAAGATGCAGCTTATGAGTTAGCTCTAAAAACTGGGGTGATAAAATGA